A single genomic interval of Arachis duranensis cultivar V14167 chromosome 7, aradu.V14167.gnm2.J7QH, whole genome shotgun sequence harbors:
- the LOC107496090 gene encoding cytosolic enolase 3 translates to MSVQEYLDKHMLSRKLEDAVNAAVRAKTPDPVLFISNHMKKSVQSVITKVKARQILDSRGIPTVEVDLHTNKGVFRASVPSGDSSGMYEAVELRDGDKGVYLGNGVAKAVKNINDKISEALVGMDPTLQSQIDQAMIDLDKTEKKGELGANAILAVSIAACKAGAAEKEVPLYRHIADLYGKVSPMLPVPAFTVISGGKHAGNNLAIQEIMILPTGANRFVEALQMGTETYHHLKAVITEKYGTHDCNVGESGGFAPNVSSFREALDLVKEAIRRAGYTDKIQIALDVAATNFCIGTKYDLDFKSPQKLGQNFLSAEDMVELYRELCNDFPIVSIEDPFDKEDWEHIKRFSSTGICQVVGDDLLMSNAKRIERAILEYACNALLLKINQVGTVTEVIEVVKQAKEAHWGVVTSHRCGETIDSFIADLSVGLSVGQIKAGAPCRGERLEKYIQLLRIEEELGDQAVYCGVDWKQ, encoded by the exons atgtCAGTGCAGGAGTACCTGGACAAGCACATGCTCTCTCGAAAACTCGAGGATGCTGTCAATGCCGCCGTTAGGGCTAAAACCCCCGATCCCGTCCTCTTCATC TCGAATCACATGAAGAAATCAGTGCAATCAGTCATCACAAAAGTGAAGGCACGTCAGATCCTCGATAGCAGGGGAATTCCGACGGTGGAAGTGGACCTTCATACCAACAAAGGTGTTTTCCGCGCCTCCGTCCCCTCCGGCGACTCCTCCGGCATGTACGAGGCCGTCGAGCTTAGGGATGGCGACAAAGGCGTCTACCTTGGAAACGGGGTTGCTAAGGCTGTGAAGAACATCAATGACAAGATTTCTGAAGCGCTTGTTGGTATGGATCCCACTCTTCAGTCACAGATTGATCAGGCCATGATTGACCTCGACAAAACCGAGAAGAAG gGTGAACTTGGAGCTAATGCTATTTTAGCCGTGTCCATTGCTGCTTGTAAAGCTGGAGCTGCTGAAAAAGAG gttccACTTTACAGGCACATTGCTGACCTGTATGGAAAAGTCAGTCCCATGCTTCCTGTTCCGGCCTTTACTGTCATCAGCGGCGGAAAGCATGCGGGCAATAATCTGGCCATTCAG GAAATAATGATCCTCCCAACCGGAGCAAATAGATTTGTGGAAGCTCTGCAAATGGGCACCGAGACCTATCATCACTTGAAG GCTGTTATAACAGAAAAATATGGTACACATGACTGTAATGTTGGTGAAAGTGGTGGCTTTGCTCCTAATGTCTCCAG CTTTAGAGAAGCCCTGGATCTTGTAAAGGAGGCAATTCGCCGAGCTGGTTATACTGACAAAATACAGATAGCACTTGATGTTGCTGCTACTAACTTTTGTATAG GTACAAAATATGATCTGGACTTCAAATCTCCTCAAAAGTTAGGACAGAATTTTTTGTCCGCGGAGGATATGGTGGAGTTGTACAGGGAGTTATGTAATG ATTTCCCAATTGTATCAATAGAAGATCCATTTGACAAGGAAGATTGGGAACATATCAAGCGTTTCTCTAGTACTGGAATTTGTCAG GTAGTTGGGGATGATCTTTTGATGTCTAATGCAAAACGCATTGAGAGAGCAATACTAGAGTATGCATGTAATGCTCTTCTTCTTAAG ATCAACCAAGTTGGAACTGTTACAGAGGTCATTGAGGTGGTGAAGCAGGCAAAGGAAGCACATTGGGGAGTGGTAACTTCTCATAGATGTGGGGAAACTATAGACTCTTTCATAGCTGATTTATCTGTTGGCCTTTCCGTTGGTCAGATCAAAGCAGGAGCTCCTTGCAGAGGCGAGCGACTAGAGAAGTACATCCAG CTACTGCGAATTGAGGAGGAGCTTGGAGATCAAGCAGTTTATTGTGGTGTAGATTGGAAGCAATGA
- the LOC107496094 gene encoding neutral ceramidase 1 — protein MEFPSLSMRACKSKTMGGWTLLLPLVLLLWSSVVHSNSDYLIGLGSYDITGPAADVNMMGYANAEQIASGVHFRLRARAFIVAEPNGNRVVFVNLDACMASQLVTIKVLERLKARYGDLYTEKNVAISGIHTHAGPGGYLQYVVYIVTSLGFVRQSFDVIVDGIEKSIVEAHENLHPGSIFVNKGELLDAGVNRSPSIDAEWGPVGSFNWFATHGTSMSRTNALISGDNKGAAARFMEDWFERKNAVKMDNVGFEDGGIPRRISNIIPSLNDNHHELLEIAASFQSPPGRPVTKSSSIARRVRGALRQVDKPKFVSAFCQSNCGDVSPNVLGAFCIDTGLPCDFNHSTCGGKNELCYGRGPGYPDEFESTRIIGERQFKKAVELFSGASEQIKGKVDSRHAYIDFSKLQVNLPNFKVVKTCPAAMGFAFAAGTTDGPGAFDFTQGDDQGNPFWKLVRNLIRTPGQEQIDCQKPKPILLDTGEMKVPYDWAPSILPIQILRVGQFVILSVPGEFTTMAGRRLRDAVKTVLSGHKDFGNNIHVVIAGLTNTYSQYVTTFEEYEVQRYEGASTLFGPHTLSAYIQEFTKLANALISGQPVEPGPQPPDLLDKQISLLTPVVVDTTPLGSNFGDVISDVPKNSTFKRGDMVSVTFWSACPRNDLMTEGTFSLVEFLQGKETWVPTYDDDDFCLRFKWSRPSKLSSRSKATIEWRIPQDVAPGVYRIKHFGAAKSLLGSIRHFTGSSSAFVVA, from the exons ATGGAGTTCCCTTCCCTCTCTATGAGGGCAtgtaaaagtaaaaccatgggAGGTTGGACCCTTTTGTTGCCGCTAGTACTGCTGCTATGGAGTTCTGTTGTGCATTCGAATTCAGATTACTTGATTGGTCTTGGAAGCTATGACATCACTGGTCCTGCAGCTGATGTCAATATGATGGGGTATGCCAACGCAGAACAAATTGCATCTGGTGTTCACTTCAGGCTCAGGGCTCGTGCTTTCATTGTCGCTGAGCCAAATGGTAACCGGGTGGTGTTTGTGAACCTTGATGCTTGCATGGCTTCACAGCTTGTGACTATCAAAGTTCTTGAGAGGCTGAAAGCAAG ATATGGTGATCTTTACACTGAAAAGAATGTAGCTATTAGTGGAATTCACACTCATGCTGGTCCTGGTGGTTATCTCCAGTATGTTGTGTATATTGTAACATCCCTTGGATTCGTTCGCCAGTCATTTGATGTCATTGTTGATGGAATTGAGAAAAGCATTGTTGAGGCCCATGAAAATCTCCACCCAGGATCAATATTTGTTAACAAGG GTGAGCTCTTAGATGCTGGTGTAAATCGCAGTCCTAGTATTGATGCTGAATGGGGTCCTGTTGGAAGCTTCAATTGGTTTGCTACTCACGGAACCTCAATGAGTCGTACAAACGCATTAATTAGTGGGGATAATAAAGGTGCTGCTGCACGTTTTATGGAAGACTGGTTTGAGCGAAAAAATGCTGTAAAAATGGATAATGTTGGATTTGAAGATGGTGGCATCCCCCGAAGAATCTCAAACATAATTCCCAGCCTTAATGATAATC ACCATGAACTACTGGAAATCGCAGCCTCCTTCCAATCTCCTCCTGGAAGACCAGTAACTAAATCTTCGAGTATTGCAAGACGCGTAAGAGGTGCTCTTAGGCAGGTTGACAAGCCTAAATTTGTATCTGCATTTTGTCAATCGAATTGTGGTGACGTTAGTCCAAATGTCCTTGGAGCTTTTTGTATAGATACCGGACTACCTTGTGACTTCAATCATAGTACTTGTGGAGGGAAGAATGAATTATGCTATGGCCGAGGACCAGG CTATCCAGATGAATTCGAAAGTACACGTATTATAGGAGAGAGACAATTTAAAAAAGCAGTGGAACTATTCAGTGGAGCATCTGAACAGATTAAAGGGAAGGTTGATTCTCGACATGCCTACATAGACTTCTCCAAGCTTCAGGTAAATCTTCCGAATTTCAAGGTAGTAAAGACATGCCCCGCTGCAATGGGATTCGCATTTGCTGCTGGAACAACAGATGGACCTGGAGCTTTTGATTTCACGCAAGGTGATGATCAG GGAAATCCTTTTTGGAAGCTGGTCCGCAACTTGATTAGAACACCAGGCCAGGAACAAATTGATTGCCAGAAGCCAAAGCCCATTTTGCTTGATACTGGTGAAATGAAAGTACCATATGATTGGGCA CCTTCAATACTTCCCATCCAGATCCTCCGAGTTGGACAGTTTGTTATTCTTAGTGTACCAGGAG AATTTACAACAATGGCTGGAAGGCGTCTTCGTGATGCAGTGAAGACAGTGCTAAGTGGTCACAAAGATTTCGGTAACAACATTCATGTTGTTATAGCTGGGTTGACTAATACTTACTCACAGTATGTGACAACATTTGAAGAGTACGAAGTGCAAAGATATGAG GGTGCTTCCACGCTTTTCGGTCCACACACACTCAGTGCATACATTCAAGAGTTCACGAAGCTTGCAAACGCTCTCATCAGTGGCCAGCCTGTAGAACCAGGGCCACAACCCCCGGATCTCCTCGACAAGCAAATAAGTTTGCTGACGCCGGTAGTGGTGGACACAACACCTCTGGGCTCAAACTTCGGGGATGTCATCTCTGATGTGCCCAAGAACTCTACCTTTAAGAGAGGCGACATGGTGTCGGTTACTTTCTGgtctgcatgccccagaaatgACCTAATGACAGAAGGTACATTCTCACTTGTGGAATTCCTCCAAGGAAAGGAAACTTGGGTTCCTacctatgatgatgatgacttctgCTTGAGGTTCAAGTGGTCGCGGCCTTCTAAACTCAGCTCGCGAAGCAAAGCAACCATAGAATGGAGAATTCCACAGGATGTAGCTCCTGGTGTATACAGAATAAAACATTTTGGTGCTGCAAAGAGTTTGTTAGGATCCATTCGCCATTTTACAGGTTCATCAAGTGCATTTGTAGTAGCATAA